The genomic stretch CTTAGCGAGAGTACCTGTCTCGCAATCATGGGATCTCCATTGGGTTTGGGTGGCTATCGGGATGAGGATGCTGTGCGTGCACATGCCGATCCACGGTCTGGTTCAGTTCTCCGTGATGCCGCCGCTTGCGGGGTCTGGTGGTCCGCCAGTCTCGGGGGCGGCGCGTTTTCCCATCAGCGGTGGTAGCTTGGCGAATTTGTCCATCCGCTCGTCCAGCATGTTGTAGGCTTTTTGTTCAGCAAAGCCGGTTTTGTGGGTCCCTTTGACCACTGTCGTGCTGGCGGACATCAATCGTGTCGCCTCCTGGGCCT from Nitrospirota bacterium encodes the following:
- a CDS encoding zinc ribbon domain-containing protein, which codes for MPIYEYRCGKCEKQFDATQSVHVRPEDTICPHCQAQEATRLMSASTTVVKGTHKTGFAEQKAYNMLDERMDKFAKLPPLMGKRAAPETGGPPDPASGGITEN